The genomic stretch GAGGTTGCGGTTTTTCCTGCGGAGCCATCGGTTGCCCCATCAGCTCAAACACCGGCGAAATGAACTCGGCTGTCATGGCCTCGGAAAGCGCCTCCAGCTCGAAGTCGGTCACCTGAAAGCTCCCTGGCCAGATCCTGATGAGTGCCGATTTTCGTGCGACAAGGAATTTCTCCTGTTTGAGCATGGCCTCGTTGACGGCGATACCAACAGCCTCGACAAGCGCATCGCGGCTCCTGAAGAAATGAGTCATGGAGGAAAACGGGCAGTCGATCGGCACTCCGTCGACGATCACTTGATTCGGCTTCAGGTCGATGACGACGCGATTCGCCACCACTTTCCGCTCCGTCCACTCAAGAAACCAAGCCCCGAGAGCGCCAGCAGCAGCGACGATGCCGGCTACTACCCAGGTTCCTTGGCTGGGTGCTTCTACGTCAGGTAACGCAGCAAGCGAGCCCAGTAACGGGAGGGGCAGTATCGCCATCCCCAGTAGGGCTTTCGACAGATCATTCATTATGCGTCCTCGCTAAAAATTGCACGTCGTCGTGTGCGCTTCAACTGCATAACCGCGGCTTGCAGTAATCAGTTGCACCTTACTTTCCAATAACTCGGCGATGATCTTGATCGCTGCCTGACCTCCCAAGCTGTACAGGTGTGCGTCTGCTTCTAGCTCGAACAGGCGTGTCGTACGATCCGGCGTTGTCATGATCAGCAGCAGTACCTGCTGCATGACATGCTCAAACGCCACCTCACAGAGTCGGCGACACAGACCAGTCTTACGGTGAACCGGCGCAAGATAAATGGCCTTGAGCATCAGATGAAAGCTGGTCTCGCCTTTGCTCTGGAGTGCTGTCAACTCAAGGGAACACAGCCCAGCCAAATTGTTGCCAACCCAGATCTCGTGGCACCCTTCGGCCGGGAAATTTGTAGGCGATAGAAGATCACCTTGTGGGCGATCTGATTCGTCGAAAATCCGCGCCCTTTGCGGTGGTGTTGAGAGGCGGTAAGTAACCATCACTGCTCTGCTCATAGGCTCCCCACCAGGATGGTCGTCGAGGTGCAGTACCGCTGGTTGGAGTTCCGGCAGTAGTTTGATCAGGTCAATATCTTTCATAAGGGAAACCGTTGGATCGCTGATGTCGGCCGATTATTCCACGCCGTCAGCGCCAGCAAGGCCGTAATCAGGTCGTAAAGCGGTCAGAAAACGTTCTCCCTACTCAGGGGGATAATTTCTATCTGGAGTGCTTGTATCTGGCCCTATCAGGCATTGCGCCGGCGGCCGTTGGGATTTCGGTAGGAAATGAGACGGTGGCCACCTCCTACCAGGAACCACCAGCATGGAAATCAACCGCCTCCCCGCTTGGCTTCAGGCTTACCGCGATGGCCATCGTCAAGGCAATGCCCAAGCGCTAGCAGCCTATGCCGATTACTACTGCATGGACGGGTCAGCCGACATGGAGCTGGATATTGAGGAGCGGCTTGGCTACATCCCTCCGCCGATGGTCTCGTATGCAAGCCGAACGGGCACACGCCGCAACCTCGCAGCAATGCGCGGGGCGGGTTGGCGTTTACTCGTTTCTGCGGCCGGGGTTCTGCGCACTGAGGGGTTCGAGCATTACGCCTTGGACAACGGAGCGTGGAGCGCTTTCCAGCAGGGCACGCCGTTCGATGAGCGTGCTTTCGGCCGTGCCGTGGATCTTCTTGGCGAAGACGCTGACTGGGTTGTCCTACCTGACATCGTGGCAGGTGGAATGGAGTCGCTGGATTTCAGCCTGCGCTGGCTGGATCGGCTAAAGGGATTCCCTCAAAGGTTGCTCATTGCTGTGCAGGATGGAATGGAGCCAGACGATGTGCGTGAGTTCTTGAGCCCATCCGTAGGGATATTTCTCGGAGGGAGCACCCCTTGGAAGCTGCAAACCATGGCTGCCTGGGGTGTCCTTTCTCGTCGCCGCAACTGCTACTACCACGTTGGCCGGGTCAACAGCGCTCGACGGATCGGAATGTGCGCTGCCGCCAGTGCTAATTCCTTCGACGGTACCAGCGTGACACGCTTCGCCGACACGCTGCCTGCGCTCCATGCCGCGCTGTGCTATGCCGATGACCAGGGTGATCTTTTCTCTCTAGCGAAGGAGGACGTTGCAGCCACGCCATTCAATTGCTGTTGGCCGCTGCCTTCGAGACAGCACTGTTTTCATGGAGCCCACCATCATGAAGATGGGGTTATCTGAGCTTTCGCTGCCGTGGACATATCAGACGCCCAGTCCCGGAGATAACCAGGAACGATGAGCTTGTGACGAGCTCTCGATCCACCCGTGTAAAGGGCTGCAAAGCCCTGCTCGCCGCAATGCGGTCACCAGGCCCTACTTGACTGAGCAAGTCTGGCGCGAGCATCACAGCGTCGATCTCTGAATTGCGTGCGTCCATGACCCGGCCGAGCTGTAGCGGGGCTGTCCCTGACGCATCGAGGTTGAGTAACGATGCCTCGAACTCTGATGAGCTATAGCCCTTACTGAGCATCCGGTCGATGCGCTGAAAGCTACTATTTTTGCTGCCCATGTCCGCCCGGAGATCATCCCAGTTGGTGTACCTGAAGAGCGCGCTGTGGGTTGGCCGTACCTGATCATGGAACAGGCCAATGCAATCGAGAATGAACCGGCGGAAAGTGTTGATTGCTCCAGGTAGCAAGCTGAAGGTCGCGCCAGCGCTCCCCAGGCGCTGAAACCACTCGAATAATCCCCACTCGGAATCAACCAGTATCGTCACGGCCCCGGTGGGAACCTCTGGCTTGTCGTAGTAGACAACCTTTGTCTCGATGCCGTTGTTGCCCTCGAGCGAAGCCAATTTCAGTATCGGGTGTTTGTCGATGAGGGGGTTTATGACTCCCTCGATCTGCCGGCCGGCGCGAATGGAGTGGGTGATCTCGTGCTTGCGGAGTGTGCTAGCCCGTTGGTAGTAGCTCCCATCCAGGCGCTGGCATGCGTCACCCAGGGTAATCACGGGCTGGGTACAGCGGTCGAGAAATACCGAGAGTGGCCAGCTCAGGTCGTGAGCTTCATCGACAATGATGTGGGTGAACTCCAGACCTATGACCGCCTCATGAAGAAGGGTCATGTGCTTGATTCGGTGATAGCCGCGAAGCGGGAGCTGAAGGCGCTGATCGGTTGGTTCTATGGTCTGATCCCACAGCCTTTGCGCATACCCTACCAACACCAAGCGATCTACGGCATCGAGGGTAAGCCCTTTCGGGATGTGCTGCTCTGATAAGGCAAGGTCAGTGCTGTTGCAAAAGAGGCAACCATTCTCGCGCAGGCCGTGGCTACTTGGGCTGGGCTGAGCCTACTTATCGACCCGAAGCCTAACCGGGAAGCGATGTCTTCCGGGGTAACCTGGTGCCGAGCAGATGCCCGCTTGCCCGGCCTGTAATAACCGACACTTCGCTCAAGCACATAGTTGGCGAGATCTCCGAACGTCATTCCTCTCACGTTCGCGGCTCCGATTCGCTGCATCAGGGCCTGGAGCTGCACCGCGGTGAATGCCAGCACGAGCGGTTGACATGATGAAAGCGAGTCCACCAAGCGTTCGATCATGTGGGTTTTGCCGGTACCAGCCAGGCCCTGGATATGGATGCTCTCATCGGGTTCGGCGTGGATAACGCGAAACGTCCGGCTCTGCTGGTTTGACAGAGAAATTATTTTTCCCGATGGGGTCTCGAACGAATGCTTGAGCGGGTTGAGCTTCTGGGTGTGCGCAGCGCAGAAATTGAAATCCCAGTGCCCACCGTTCAGGAACTGCTTGGCATCCAGCGCCTCTTCATCGAGAAAGCGAAGCCGCAGCCGAGGCATGAGCGCCAGCCCTCTCTCAAACAGCTCACGCTTAAATCGGCCGGCAATCAGGTTAGAAAACGTACCTGGTGGATGCGTGTGGCTCAGTTCTATTCCGACCGAAATCAACTCGGCCAGGGCCTTCTCAACGAGCGTTTCGCTTTTCGGCTTACCGTCCAGGGCCGGCAAATTCTGGATGACAGCCACCGAAGCCACTTAGGGCACGTCCCACTGCCCCAGTAGGACACGAGCAGAACTACTCGGATCAACCAGGATGTCGGCCTGTGAAGCCAGCAGTGGGATGTAAAGAACCGGGTCGCTCACGCTTTTATCTCGGTGAAATGAACATCGTCGACCGCCACCAGCACTATCGCCGGAGGCGGGCCCAGCTATCCAGTGTATGCCAGGCCAGCCGGAGGTCACACTATCTCAACGCCGGTACCAGTTGAGCTGGTAGCACCTGGCGTCCTCGGGGATCTGATCGGACGGCCAGCGCAGGCAGTTCAGATACAGACGCTCAGGTTTGCTCGGGCTGGGCCGAGTAGCCTGCACCAGGTAGGCCGACCCACCGGAAGTGAGGATGTAGTCGCCAGCGCTTAGGTCGTCAGCGCCATCGATGTACAGCTTGCATGGGGTGAAGGGCTGGCGTCGGCTGGCCATATCCGCTTTCCTTGATCAGTTTTCGATTTCACAGCTATCAAGTAAGGATTTGATCCGGTCTTGAAACTCCGGGTGCTCAGCAGATATCTCCTGAAGCTCAGGTAGTCGCTCAGTCACAATATCGGCCGCATTTACCCCGAACTCGGAAACCAGCCTTTCGAGGCTGTTGATGACCTCTTCTGGTGCAATATTCTCTCGGACAGTGTTGCAAATAAGGGCTACTGCGGCCTTGGAATGATCATCGAGCTCCACGACACGGATAGGGACTATATCCATAGCCAGTTTCTTAGCTGCCAGCCAGCGAACCTGGCCACCGCCAGGGGTGATCTCATAGCGGTCACCAAGACGGGTAACCAAAAGGGGCTCCATGATTCCGTAACTGAGAATGCTCTCAGCCATAGCATCGACTTGGGCCTGACTGGGAGTTTTTGGACTGAGCTTGCTTCGCACCAGCTTGTTCGTTTGGACCGCCGTGGGGTTTTTCAAGTCTGTTTTCCTCAACCTTTCGGGTTAGTGCTCTGCGGTTCGCCACTCGCAGCCTTCTTCGGCAATTTAGATGGAATATTTCTGCTGCTTCATTGCGCTTTTGCCACTTCCGCAATGACATGGCCATCGGCGAAGGCCAGATCCAGCTTGCCTGCATCGCGAGCCTGCTGGGCACTGCTGATTATCTCCCCACCAGGGCCACGGACTAAGGCAAAGCCTCTCCCGAGCAGTGCAAGCGGATTTGTCTTGTCGTAGACCGTGCATGCAAGCTCCAGGCGCGAAATTTCCTTGGCGATCAGCGCCCTACTCAGAGAGGCCACCCTCGAGGCGGCAAACAGCCCCCTTTGGCGCTCAGCTACACACAGACCAGCCCCGAGCCTTGAAAATCGATCCTGCGCGAGCTGGAGGGCCATGCGCTGTTGGCTGAGGAGGCGGTCCCGGCCTTTGTCGAGGCTGCTTTGCTGTTGCAACAGTTGCCGATGCTCCCCATGGAGCGTTTCCGTCACCCGCCGGCTGAAGGTGCTCCAAGCGCGATCCAGATGCGGGGCTTGCCCAGACACCAGGCGCAAGATCATGCCGTTGGCCCGCTCGACCTGAGCCCGAGCAGTTGAGGCCTCAGACATGAGCGCTGTTTTGATGAACCCGATGACCTTCGATGGTGTGTCGAACCGGCGGTGTGCCACGAGGTCAAGCACGCATTCGTCGATCTCGTGCCCAATGCCGGTGAATACCGGCACAGGCAACCGGCACACCCAAGCCGCAAGGTTCGCGTCGTTGAGCCAGGCCAGATCGCTTTTCGCCCCACCCCCGCGGATGATGCATACGGCGTCGAATGGCTGCTGTTGATGTTGCTCATGAACCGTCCGCAACGCAGAGCGGATGCTGTCTGATGCATCACGCCCCTGGAACGTCGCTGAGAAATACTCGAAGCCGCACACCTCGGCCGCAGCCAACTGCTCTGCATCACGCCGAAAATCGGCCAGCCCAGCAGCCTCGTGCGGAGCCACAACCGCAACGCGCCAGAACCCCCCTGGAGAGGGAAGTCCCCGCTGTAGGTCGAACCACTGCCGCTCCTTCAGGGAGGCAATGATCTTCTGCATCTTGGCCTGCATGTCACCCAGCGTG from Pseudomonas poae encodes the following:
- a CDS encoding exodeoxyribonuclease VII large subunit, with the protein product MSAPDPIEQHLTLSAYLTQIQKAIRAAVPDSCWVVAELSDFKRRPNGHCYMDILESRDGAEVAKARCTMFANVAGKVLGEWQQATGGLPQAGMNVLLKVRADFSPQFGFSLMVTGIDPSYTLGDMQAKMQKIIASLKERQWFDLQRGLPSPGGFWRVAVVAPHEAAGLADFRRDAEQLAAAEVCGFEYFSATFQGRDASDSIRSALRTVHEQHQQQPFDAVCIIRGGGAKSDLAWLNDANLAAWVCRLPVPVFTGIGHEIDECVLDLVAHRRFDTPSKVIGFIKTALMSEASTARAQVERANGMILRLVSGQAPHLDRAWSTFSRRVTETLHGEHRQLLQQQSSLDKGRDRLLSQQRMALQLAQDRFSRLGAGLCVAERQRGLFAASRVASLSRALIAKEISRLELACTVYDKTNPLALLGRGFALVRGPGGEIISSAQQARDAGKLDLAFADGHVIAEVAKAQ
- a CDS encoding chromosome partitioning protein ParB, whose product is MKNPTAVQTNKLVRSKLSPKTPSQAQVDAMAESILSYGIMEPLLVTRLGDRYEITPGGGQVRWLAAKKLAMDIVPIRVVELDDHSKAAVALICNTVRENIAPEEVINSLERLVSEFGVNAADIVTERLPELQEISAEHPEFQDRIKSLLDSCEIEN